aaaaattatttaagtatgaatattaatattatatctaaattttatgatccatttaaatcattatgtaactTGTATAATGAACTTGATgatgaaaaaacaaattgCAAGAACTGTTCGGATAAAGCTAATcaatttgttgaaaaatataaagcaCTTAATGAAGATTCTGATATTACTGATAGTAGTccatataaagaaatattttctaaactatcaaatgattatgataatttaaaaaatgaatgtaaAGATGATAAAGATAGCAAATTTCCATCTCTTACAGAGACAAATACACCACAAGATACTAGACAAATTACTGGACAAATTACTGAACGAACTGGAGAAGCTCGAGAACCTGGACAAATTTCTGATgttacatcatcaagttcgtcgatagtaagcaaattaattccagttGTGTCGATATTTGCTGcaatatcaatttttttaggaatttcttataaggtaaataataaggagttaaaaaatattttcattaaatatgtgcaattattaacaaaaacccatacgtttcttaacattttatattagtattcgttatttggatttcggaaacgatctcaaaaacatttaagaaaaaagataaaaaaataaagaagaaaactgatcattaataaattattctgaatatgacaattgatttattttaaggaattgtctatttcgaagtaatttttgatcatagtttttatattgtttttatgttgtgggttagggttaagtattat
Above is a window of Plasmodium yoelii strain 17X genome assembly, chromosome: 9 DNA encoding:
- a CDS encoding PIR protein, encoding MNKELCKQFKKVWEDFPDTLSNKGCDFKDDGVLNNYCQSSQCHSKFDKISTVCLYLFRAFFGSSDLFNSVAKKNIDIVDYILIWLSYMLNLGGSKDHDNIKDFYNYQIVNRDNYITGIKDVSEYKNYKELIDKKNYLSMNINIISKFYDPFKSLCNLYNELDDEKTNCKNCSDKANQFVEKYKALNEDSDITDSSPYKEIFSKLSNDYDNLKNECKDDKDSKFPSLTETNTPQDTRQITGQITERTGEAREPGQISDVTSSSSSIVSKLIPVVSIFAAISIFLGISYKYSLFGFRKRSQKHLRKKIKK